The genomic segment GCATACTTGTAAAGGATTTTCCAGTCTTTTTGCACTATTTCTGGAACAGTCTGTCTCTTGAGTATAAGGTTAGTCAGAGAAACCCATTTTACTTTCACGAGCATCTTTCCCAATAGATAAGTTAGTGGGTTTACTCTGTAAAAGACCAAATGGGGATTCATAAGCAAGCTTGCCTCAAGCTCTGCAGTCCCACTAGCTATCAGAGAGATAAGCGAATAAGACATTACATCATAAGCAGGGGTAGGTGTGTCTCTGTGTGTGAGAACTCTAACAGGCAATCCGTTGAAAGCCTCTTGTATGTAATCTTTAAAGCTCTCAAAGGTGGGTATAACACCATAGAGCTCTCTCTTTTTGCTTAGCTCCGCAAATACCTGCTTTATGTAATGGGTGTGTCTTTTTATCTCACTCCACCTACTTCCTGGGAAAAGTCCAATAACTTCTTTTGTACCTACAAGCTTTTCAAAGTTCTCTCTACTCTGTGAAGGTTTCACTATATCCACAAGGGGATGCCCTACATAGTGAATCTTTAGCCTTCCGTTAGCATACCTTCTGTAAAACTCCACTTCAAAAGGAAGAAGAACTATCAGGTGATCTACATACTGAGCTATGATCTTCGCTCTACTCTCTTTCCACGCCCACACTTGGGGAGATATAAAGTAGATAATCTTCTTTACTTTACCTCTTGCCCTTTTGAGCAGTGGTAGGTTAAAAGCGGGTGCATCGCAAAGCACAAGCACGTCCATATAAGGAAGAAGCTTTTCTATTTTTTTGTATAACCTTAGGACAAAAGGTACCTTAGGAAGAGCCTCCGCTATGCCTACAACGGACAGGTCCTCTATCTTTGCTATGCTTCTAAAGCCTATGCTTTCAAGCCTTTCGTCCGTTATACCCCAAGCTTCTATTTCTTTTACTTCTTTGAATATGTGATACACATAATTGCTTGCGGACCTTTCACCTACAGAGAAGAAAACACGCATTTACTTTTTCATAAAGAGCCTAAAGGTGTCTTCCTTTACCCTCTCCACTCTCAGGCGTATGTCCCCCAGTTTCATGAAAAAGGTATGAGATATATCTACCTTTCCAGAACTCCAGATACTAACATACCTTTCCGCATAGGTATCACCCAGGGAGTTTCTAAAGCTCACCTTAAG from the Hydrogenobacter hydrogenophilus genome contains:
- the lpxB gene encoding lipid-A-disaccharide synthase — its product is MRVFFSVGERSASNYVYHIFKEVKEIEAWGITDERLESIGFRSIAKIEDLSVVGIAEALPKVPFVLRLYKKIEKLLPYMDVLVLCDAPAFNLPLLKRARGKVKKIIYFISPQVWAWKESRAKIIAQYVDHLIVLLPFEVEFYRRYANGRLKIHYVGHPLVDIVKPSQSRENFEKLVGTKEVIGLFPGSRWSEIKRHTHYIKQVFAELSKKRELYGVIPTFESFKDYIQEAFNGLPVRVLTHRDTPTPAYDVMSYSLISLIASGTAELEASLLMNPHLVFYRVNPLTYLLGKMLVKVKWVSLTNLILKRQTVPEIVQKDWKILYKYA